CCCGCCAGGCGGGCATGCCCAAAGTTAAGGCCCTTGCCGAGAACTTGCTCGCCATCAATCCCGACGTTACAGTAAATTCCATAGACGGCCTGGTCTCCCAGGAAAGCGTAGGCAGCCTGTTCGCGGACCGCGACGTGGTGATCGAGGCCTTCGACCAACCCCAGGCCAAACGCATGATAGTGGAGGCCTACCTGGGCACGGGAAAATTCCTGGTGGCCGCCTCCGGCCTGGCCGGCTGCGGCGATGCGGACCGCATCAAGACGCATAAGATGAAGGACAATTTCTACGTCGTGGGCGATCTGGTCACCCAGGTGTCGCCCGAGTGCCCGCCCCTGTCGCCGTGCGTCACTGTGGCCGCGGCCAAGCAGGCCGATCTGGTGCTTGAATTCGCGCTGCGGAGGCAACCGTGAAGCAGGTCATGAAGAATTTCCTGGCAGGCGGCATCTACGCCATCCTCTCCGAGGAACACTCCCTGGGCCGCTCCAACCTGGACGTGGCGGAAGAGCTTCTGCTGGCCGGGGTGAAGGTGGTCCAGTACCGGGAGAAGGACAAAAAAGCCGGGGCCATGTACGACGAGTGCCTTGTTCTTCGGGACATGACCCGCCAGGCCGGGGCCACGTTCATCATAAACGACCATATTGACCTGGCCCTCCTGACGGAGGCCGACGGCGTGCACATCGGCCAGGAGGACCTGCCTCCGGCGGCTGTGCGCAAGCTCATAGGCCCAGGCAGAATCATCGGGCTCTCCACCCACGGCCCGGGCCAGGCCCGCGCGGCCCAGACCTCCGGGCTGGTGGACTACATCGGTGTGGGGCCCATCTTCGCCACCAAGACCAAGAAGGACGTGTGCGACCCGGTGGGCTTCGAATACCTGGACTACGTGGTGGAGCACGTTCCCATGCCGTTCGTGGCCATCGGGGGCATCAAGGAAGGCAATCTGGCCGAGGTGCGAGGGCGCGGGGCCAGGATGGCGTGTCTGGTTACGGAAATAGTCGGAGCCGGGGACATAGCGGGCAAGGTCCGCTCGCTCCAGGCCATCATGAAAGGCTAGCTGCCTGCCCAAAAACTCCCGCTGGCGGCGTTGCCGCGACTGCGACGGTCGGCTTTAGAGCGGGCTGCTAATTCGGCTCGAGAGGTATCAACGCAACAAACGCCGGACACCTGCCCGGCAGTCACCTGGAGGAAGTCGTGGAGCTCAAGCAGTATTCATCCATAGAAGCGACGCATTTCAACAACGAGGTGGCCAAGGGCGTGGCCGGGCGCGTGCTCATCGGCAAGGCCGACGGCGCGCCGAACTTCTGCATGCGCCTTTTCGAGATCGCCCCGGGCGGTCACACCCCCAAACATACCCACGCCTGGGAGCACGAGATGTTCTACCATTCGGGCCAGGGCGAGGTGTACGGCAACGGGAAATGGAACCCGGTCGGCCCCGGCAGCGTGGTGTACGTGAAGTCGGGTGAGGAGCACCAGATCAAGAATACCGGCAACGTTCCCCTGGTGGTGGTGTGCCTGGTGCCTTCTGGCGCACCCGAACTGTAAGCGGATCATCACATGAACACGGCACTTATCGTTATCGACATCCAGAAGGACTATTTCCCGGGCGGGGCCATGGAACTCTCCGGTTCCGAGGCAGCCGCGGCCAAGGCCGGCCGGGCCCTGGGCTGGTTTCGGGAAAAGGGCTGGCCCGTTATTCACGTGCAGCATCTGTCCGTACGCCAGGGGGCGGGCTTCTTCATCCCCGGCACCCCCGGAGTGGAGTTCCACCCCTTCGTGGCCCCGCTTGAGGGCGAAACCGTTATCCAGAAGCATTTCCCCAATTCCTTCCGGGGTACCGGGCTGCAGGACAAGCTGGACGAGGCCAACGTGAAGCGGCTGGTGATAGCCGGCATGATGAGCCACATGTGCGTGGACGCCACCACCCGGGCCGCCTTCGACCTGGGCTACCAGTGCGTGGTCCTGGCCGACGCCTGCGCCACCCGCGAGCTTGAGTTCGGGCACGTCAAGGTGCCTGCCGCGCACGTGCACGCCTCGTTCATGGCAGCCTTGGGGGCCGTGTACGCCGAGGTAACCGGAGTGAAGGACATGGCGGGATCTTTGGTGTAAGACCCCAGTTGGTTGACCCGCACAGGCAATTGATGCAAAGAACCCGTCCCCGGCGGACGCCCCTCTCAAGGGGATTCAAAAGGCGATCCCTTTTGCCGCCGGAGGCCTAACCCGGGACACACTCCACCATGCCAGCCACCGTAGCCATCATCGGGCGCCCCAATGTGGGCAAGTCCACCCTGTTCAACCGGCTCCTGCACAAGCGCAAAGCCATCACCCACGACCTTCCCGGCGTCACCCGGGACAGGTTGGAAGGCCATGCCGTGCTGGCCGGTGTACCCGTCGTCCTGATCGACACTGGCGGCATGACCCTGGACGATCCGCAGGGTCTGGAGCTCGATGTTCTCGAACAGGCGCGGCGCGCCGTGGAGGCCGCCCATCTGGTCCTTTTTGTGGTGGATGGCCGCGAAGGCCTGACCAGCGAGGACGAGCGCGTGGCCAAGCTTTTGCGCCAGTCCGGGAAGCCGGTGCTGGTGGCGGTGAACAAGGTGGACGGAGGCGAAAAGGAAGGGCTCTACACGGCGGACTTCCACTCCCTGGGCCTCGACCAGACCCCGGTCTCGGCCGAGCACGGCTTCGGCATGCGCACCATGGTGGACGAGATCGTATCCCGCCTGCCGGAGGTGGACGAACCCGAGGTCAAGCTGGCCACGGAGCTGACCTTCTCCATGCTGGGCCGCCCCAACGCGGGCAAGAGCTCCATAATTAACGCCCTGGTGGGAGACGAGCGCCTGATCGTCAGCGAACAGGCCGGGACCACCCGCGACGCCATTGACGTGCATTTCGAGAAGGACGGCAAGCACTACATCTTCGTGGACACTGCCGGAGTCCGGCGCAAGACCAGGATCGAGGACCAGCTCGAGCGCATATCAAGCCTTACCGCCCTGGGCAGCGGCAAGCGCTCCGACGTGACCATCCTGGTGATCGACGGTCCGGGCGGCCTGGCCATGCAGGACAAGCGCCTCATCGCCTACCTGGACAAGGAGAAGGTTCCCTTCCTCATCGCCATCAACAAGACGGACCTGGTGGATGCCAAGGGGCTTGCCGCACTCAAGCAGGAGATGAGCCAGGAACTTCGCATCTGCCCGCACGTGCCGGTGCTCTTCGTCTCGGCAGCCACCCGCAAGGGGTTGCGGGACGTGCTGCCCACGGCCCAGGTTATCCGCAACGAATGCCATATCCGGGTGGGCACCGGCGAATTGAACAGGCTCCTGCGCGAGGCCCTGGAGCGCCACCAGCCGCCGCTGGTGAAGGGCAAGCGGCCCAAGTTCTACTATCTCACCCAGACCGCCACGGTCCCGGCCACCTTCGTTTTCTTCGTCAACGACCCAGAGCGCATCAAGGCCAGTTACGCCAGATTCCTGGAGAACCAACTGCGCAAGCTTTTCGGCATACGCCATGCGCCCGTGAAGCTTCTGTTCAGGGGAAGCCGCCAGAAGGCCGAGGACGGCTCGCTCATCACCAGGGCCAAGCCGCCCACGCCCAGGCCTGGGAAAGGGAAGTCGTATCAGGAGAAGGCCAGGGAATCGAAGGAGAGTCAGTTCAGGTCGGGTTCGCCCAAGGCGAGTGGTACGAAGCGGAAACCGTCGAAATCGAGCCCGTCGAAGTCGAGCCGGAAAGGCTAGAGCACGTTTTACGTGCGGTGAAGATTGAAGGCCCGGCGTGATGTCATGTCACTGCCGGGCCGTTCGCATTGATACCACGGCTCCGGCCAGCGAAACCACCCCGAAAAGCAGGAAGCACGCTCCCAGGGCGCTTACGATCTCCGGTCCGGCCTGGGCGGCTTGCGCCCCCACTCCGTAGACCGCCAGCACCACCCCGGTAAGCGACAGCGATAGGCACATGCCAAGCCCCCGCATGGTGGCCAAAAGCCCCGAGGCCAGCCCCATGTGCGGGGGGTCGATGCTTCGCATGATGGCATTGATGTTGGGGGAGACGAACAGAGCGAACCCGAACCCGACTACGGCCAGCAGACCGGCCACCCAGGCCGGGCCGACCGCAAGCCCGTGCAGCGAAAAGGCGATCAGGCCACCCCCCAGAAGAACCAGACCGACAGCGCTCACCTTTTCCGGCATGAACCTGTCGGACAGCCGACCGGCCAGGGGGGACACCAGGGTGAGAACAGCGGGCTGCACCAGCAGCAGCGCCCCCGCATCCTTTGCCGGCAACCCCATCACGTTCTGCAAGAGAAGGCTCGCCAGAAAGCCCATGGAAAAACCGGCAGTGAAGCCCAGTGTCGAAGTGAGGTTGGCCAGGGTGAATGCCCTGTTGCCCCGAAGATAAGCCAGATCCACCAGCGGGTGCTCCTGGCGCAGTTCCACCCGGCGAAACCAGGCGAACAGGGCCAGGGAGAGAAGAATCAGAACGGCTCCGGACCAGGAAGGGACCTGGGAAATGCCCAGTATGAGAGCCAGGATCGCCGGGAGGTAGAGCGCTATACCGCGCACATCCACTGGGGTGGATGTGCGGGTTTCCCGCTGCGAAAACCCCTTGTGAATAAGAATCATGGCCGCGATTCCGGCTACCGCTGAAGCGAAGAAGATCACCCGCCAGGACAGCCAGGAGGTGAGCGCCCCGCCCGCCAGCGGCCCAAGGGCAAGCCCCGCGTAGATGAAGGTGACGTTCACGCCCAGGGCGCGGCCAGTGCGTTCAGGCGGCACGATGGAGACCAGGATGGCCGCGCTGACACCGAAGGTCATGGCGTCTCCCACGCCCTGTAAGGCCCGAGCGGCCAGCAGGAACCACTTGCCTTGGGCGAGCGCGGCCATAAGCGAGCTTGCAGCGAACAGCAGGCTCCCGGCCATGAACACGTTCTTGCGGCCGACCTTGTCCGAGAGGCGGCTGAAGGGCAGGTTGCAGCCCGTGGAAAAAAGCAGGTGGGCCATCATCACCAGCACCATGTCCTGGGCCGTGAAGCTGAACTCGTGGCCGATGGTGGGGATAGCCACGGAAAGGGCGCCATAGAGAAACGGGGTCAGAAAGGATGCCAGCCCCACGGCTGCCTGCGCGGCAAAGGATCGGCGTGCGGCATCCATGAGGTGTCTCCTGCTGGAGGTGAGGAGCTGTTTCGTGTTCGTGGGTGGAGTTAGCAAGGGCTCAGCCCTTGACCCGGCAGGGCTCCGCCCTGCACCCGCCAGGGGGATGATCCCCCTGGACCCTCAGTGGGGTCTACGAGGGCCGGGCGTTGCTGCTGCGCTGGGCGGCAGTACGAATGCCGCGAGAATCGCGCAAAGCCGCGATCCTCGCGGCGCACGCCACGGCACTTCGTGCCGTAATTTAACAATACTCCAGTACATGCATCGATCGACGCGAAGCCGCTGGGGATTCCAAAGGGACGAAGTCCCTTTGGCCGCCGGAGGCATATTCTCTTGTCTTCTCTACGAGACGGCGCTCCCGGGCTTCACCTGCGCAGACGGGGCCAGCAGTTCCAGGCCGCCTTCGCGCTTCACGGCCAGGATCATGCCTTGCGACTCCACGCCGCGCAGCTTGCGGGGCTTCAAGTTGGCCACGACCACCACCTGCCTGCCCACCAGATCCTCGGGCTTCCAGAACTCGGCGATGCCCGCCACCACCTGGCGCGGCTCGGCGTCGCCCGAGTCGAGCTTCACCAAGAGGAGCTTGTCGGCCTTGGGCACGGGCTCGGCGGAGATAACCGTTGCTACCCGCAGTTCGATCTTCTGGAAATCCTCGAAGTCGATGGGGTCCTTGGGGCCTTGGGGCGCGGCCTGGGCGGGTGTAGCCTTGGCTTTGGCGTCCTGCTTGGCCTTGGGTGCGGCTTCGGCCTGTACAGGTGGCTCGGCGCGGGGGAACAGGTTGGAGGCCTTGGCCACTTCGGTGCCTGCGGAGAGCTGTCCCCAGCATTCGGCTTCCATGGGGAGGTTGAGCGAAGCCGGGGCGTCGGTCACGCCGAGCTGGGCCAGCATGGCCGAGGCCGCCTCGGGCATCACCGGCCAGAGATGCACGGCCACTTTGCGCATGCATTCGAGCACGCTGTACATGACTGTGGCCAGCCGGGACCCGTTGTTCTCCTTGTGGAGGCTCCAGGGGGCCTGGGTGTCTATGTACTTATTGAGCCCGCGCACCAGCTCCCACAGTGCTTCCAGTGCCTTGGCGGTCTGGAAGCGTTCGAAGAGGCGCTGGTAGTTCAGGCAGGCGTCCTTGGCCATGAGCATGAGTTCCTCTTCGTCGGGGCCGCCAAGGCCTGCCTGGGGGATGCTCCCGCCGAAATACTTGTGGGTCATGGCCAGGGTGCGGCTGAAGAGGTTGCCCAGGTCGTTGGCCAGGTCGGAGTTGAAACGGCCGCACAGGGCCTCCTCGGAGAAGGAGGAGTCGTAGCCGAAGGTCATCTCCCGCATCAGGAAGTAGCGGAAGCCCGACAGGCCGTATTTCTCCACCAGGGAGAGCGGCTCCACCACGTTGCCCAGGGACTTGGACATCTTGGTGTCCTTCACCAGCCAGTAGCCGTGGACGTTCAGGTGCTGGAAAGGCTCCAACCCCATGGCCTTGAGCATGGTGGGCCAGAACACCGCGTGGGGCTTTAAAATGTCCTTGGCGATGAGGTGGTTGGCCGCGGGCCAGAATTTGGCCATCATGTCGCCTGCTGGCCAGTCCAGGGCGCTTAAGTAGTTGAGTAGGGCGTCGAACCAGACATAGGCCACGTAGTCGGTGTCGAAGGGCAGCTCCACGCCCCAGTCCAGGCGGGTCTTCGGCCGGGAGATGCACAGGTCCTCGAGCGCTCCCGATTCGAGCAGGGCAACCACCTCGTTGCGGTACTGCTCGGGGCGGATGAAGTCGGGATTGGCCTTGATGTGGTCCAGGAGCCAGTCCTGGTATTTGTTCATCCTGAAGAAGTAGTTCTTCTCGGCGATGTATTCGGGCTTTGTTTTGTGGTCCGGGCACAGGCCGTCCACCAGCTCCTTTTCAGTGTAGAACCGCTCGCACCCGAAGCAGTAGTGCCCGCCGTATTCGCCGAAGTAGATGTCCCCGGAGTCGTAGACCTGCTGCAGGGCTTTCTGCACCAGGCGTTTGTGCTCCGGGTTCGTGGTGCGGATAAACTGCGAGTATTCCACCCCGAGGTGCGGCCAGAGGTCCTTGAAGATGCCGCTTATTTCGTCGCAGTAGAGCTGGGGGGACTTGCCTGCCGCCTGGGCCGCCTTGACGATCTTGTCGCCGTGCTCGTCCGTGCCGGTGAGAAAGTGGACCTGGCGTCCCATGAGCCGGTTGAACCGGGCCATGCAGTCCGCAAGGATGGTTGTATGGGCATGCCCCAGGTGCGGGCGCGCGTTGACGTAATAGATCGGCGTGGTGATGTAGAAGCGTTCCACGGCTATTCTCCGGAATCGTTCGTTGGTGCCGGGCCGCCCTCGGGACGCCTTGGCTTGGGCTTGCGTTTGCGTTTGCGCTTTGTGCGGGCCTGCTGCGCGTTTTCTGGCTGGCCTTCGGCCACAACCTCTCCATCATCGCCATCAGTGGACAGCGCCTCTTCGGGTGAAGCGGCTTGGGGCGATTCCTGCGCAGGCGCGGGCTGCTGTGTGGGGGCTTGCCTGTGCTGCTGGGGCGGGCGCTGCATGGGCGGCTGTTGCGGCGTGATGTAGGGGGTCCAGGTTTCCCCGGCGATGGCGCGCCACTCGTCCAGGGTCATTTCCTTTTCCTCACCGTGTTCGGTGTAGACGGAAAGGGCCTCCCGGAAGAGGTTGGAACGCAGTATCTTCATGGGCCCCTGGCTGGTCTGGTACTTCTTGCCGATCTTGGGGCAGCGCCGCTGGAACTCCTCGTAGGTGCCCTGCTCATAGGCCAGGCAGCAGAGCAGCCTGCCGCACATTCCGGAAATCTTCGAAGGGTTCAAAAAGAGGTTCTGTTCCTTGGCCATCTTGATGGTCACAGGCTGGAACTTGCGGATGAACCTGGCGCAGCAGCACATCTGCCCGCAGTTGCCGATGGCGCCGATCATCTGGGTTTCGTGGCGCACGCCTATCTGGCGCAGCTCGATGCGGGTGCGGTACGCCTTGACCAGGTCCTT
The DNA window shown above is from Desulfovibrio sp. and carries:
- the thiE gene encoding thiamine phosphate synthase: MKNFLAGGIYAILSEEHSLGRSNLDVAEELLLAGVKVVQYREKDKKAGAMYDECLVLRDMTRQAGATFIINDHIDLALLTEADGVHIGQEDLPPAAVRKLIGPGRIIGLSTHGPGQARAAQTSGLVDYIGVGPIFATKTKKDVCDPVGFEYLDYVVEHVPMPFVAIGGIKEGNLAEVRGRGARMACLVTEIVGAGDIAGKVRSLQAIMKG
- the metG gene encoding methionine--tRNA ligase, with amino-acid sequence MERFYITTPIYYVNARPHLGHAHTTILADCMARFNRLMGRQVHFLTGTDEHGDKIVKAAQAAGKSPQLYCDEISGIFKDLWPHLGVEYSQFIRTTNPEHKRLVQKALQQVYDSGDIYFGEYGGHYCFGCERFYTEKELVDGLCPDHKTKPEYIAEKNYFFRMNKYQDWLLDHIKANPDFIRPEQYRNEVVALLESGALEDLCISRPKTRLDWGVELPFDTDYVAYVWFDALLNYLSALDWPAGDMMAKFWPAANHLIAKDILKPHAVFWPTMLKAMGLEPFQHLNVHGYWLVKDTKMSKSLGNVVEPLSLVEKYGLSGFRYFLMREMTFGYDSSFSEEALCGRFNSDLANDLGNLFSRTLAMTHKYFGGSIPQAGLGGPDEEELMLMAKDACLNYQRLFERFQTAKALEALWELVRGLNKYIDTQAPWSLHKENNGSRLATVMYSVLECMRKVAVHLWPVMPEAASAMLAQLGVTDAPASLNLPMEAECWGQLSAGTEVAKASNLFPRAEPPVQAEAAPKAKQDAKAKATPAQAAPQGPKDPIDFEDFQKIELRVATVISAEPVPKADKLLLVKLDSGDAEPRQVVAGIAEFWKPEDLVGRQVVVVANLKPRKLRGVESQGMILAVKREGGLELLAPSAQVKPGSAVS
- a CDS encoding MFS transporter, yielding MDAARRSFAAQAAVGLASFLTPFLYGALSVAIPTIGHEFSFTAQDMVLVMMAHLLFSTGCNLPFSRLSDKVGRKNVFMAGSLLFAASSLMAALAQGKWFLLAARALQGVGDAMTFGVSAAILVSIVPPERTGRALGVNVTFIYAGLALGPLAGGALTSWLSWRVIFFASAVAGIAAMILIHKGFSQRETRTSTPVDVRGIALYLPAILALILGISQVPSWSGAVLILLSLALFAWFRRVELRQEHPLVDLAYLRGNRAFTLANLTSTLGFTAGFSMGFLASLLLQNVMGLPAKDAGALLLVQPAVLTLVSPLAGRLSDRFMPEKVSAVGLVLLGGGLIAFSLHGLAVGPAWVAGLLAVVGFGFALFVSPNINAIMRSIDPPHMGLASGLLATMRGLGMCLSLSLTGVVLAVYGVGAQAAQAGPEIVSALGACFLLFGVVSLAGAVVSMRTARQ
- a CDS encoding cupin domain-containing protein, which produces MELKQYSSIEATHFNNEVAKGVAGRVLIGKADGAPNFCMRLFEIAPGGHTPKHTHAWEHEMFYHSGQGEVYGNGKWNPVGPGSVVYVKSGEEHQIKNTGNVPLVVVCLVPSGAPEL
- the thiF gene encoding sulfur carrier protein ThiS adenylyltransferase ThiF yields the protein MNPFETGLCRYLGPEELERIRATRVGIAGAGGLGSNCAWMLVRSGFTDFIIVDNDVVEPSNLNRQFFFARQAGMPKVKALAENLLAINPDVTVNSIDGLVSQESVGSLFADRDVVIEAFDQPQAKRMIVEAYLGTGKFLVAASGLAGCGDADRIKTHKMKDNFYVVGDLVTQVSPECPPLSPCVTVAAAKQADLVLEFALRRQP
- the der gene encoding ribosome biogenesis GTPase Der, translated to MPATVAIIGRPNVGKSTLFNRLLHKRKAITHDLPGVTRDRLEGHAVLAGVPVVLIDTGGMTLDDPQGLELDVLEQARRAVEAAHLVLFVVDGREGLTSEDERVAKLLRQSGKPVLVAVNKVDGGEKEGLYTADFHSLGLDQTPVSAEHGFGMRTMVDEIVSRLPEVDEPEVKLATELTFSMLGRPNAGKSSIINALVGDERLIVSEQAGTTRDAIDVHFEKDGKHYIFVDTAGVRRKTRIEDQLERISSLTALGSGKRSDVTILVIDGPGGLAMQDKRLIAYLDKEKVPFLIAINKTDLVDAKGLAALKQEMSQELRICPHVPVLFVSAATRKGLRDVLPTAQVIRNECHIRVGTGELNRLLREALERHQPPLVKGKRPKFYYLTQTATVPATFVFFVNDPERIKASYARFLENQLRKLFGIRHAPVKLLFRGSRQKAEDGSLITRAKPPTPRPGKGKSYQEKARESKESQFRSGSPKASGTKRKPSKSSPSKSSRKG
- a CDS encoding cysteine hydrolase, encoding MNTALIVIDIQKDYFPGGAMELSGSEAAAAKAGRALGWFREKGWPVIHVQHLSVRQGAGFFIPGTPGVEFHPFVAPLEGETVIQKHFPNSFRGTGLQDKLDEANVKRLVIAGMMSHMCVDATTRAAFDLGYQCVVLADACATRELEFGHVKVPAAHVHASFMAALGAVYAEVTGVKDMAGSLV